Within Corynebacterium jeddahense, the genomic segment GAGCCTGAGCCGATGACGTCCGCGCGGCCTGGGTGCATCACAGGGTTCTCTAGGCGCTGCACGGCGGTCTTGCTGCGCAGGCTCGCGGTCACCTCGCGCATTCGCCCGAAGGGAACCCCTGACATGTGGATCGCCTCCGGGTCATAGGTGGGCAATCCCTGTGCTAAGGCAGAGAGCGTCGTAAATGTCCCAGCGCAGCCAACAAAGGTGCGCGCGGTATCGAACGGCACCTCTGCGGCGGCCTCGGCGATCCGCTCGTCGATGTAGGCGCGCGCAGCGTCGGTTTCCTGCTGCGTTGGCGGATCGGTGCGCATGAACCGTTCCGTGATGCGCACACATCCCATTTGAGTGGACTTGGCGTGTAGACCGGAATCTGTTTCCATCACAAATTCGGTGGAGCCGCCGCCGAGATCTATCACGCAGAACGGCCCTCGCGACGCGTCTAGGTCTGCTGTAGCGCCGCGGAACGACAGGGCTGCCTCTTCCTCCCCAGTAACGACTTCAGCGACTGCTCCGGGCTGGATGCGGCCGAGGATTTCGCGGGTCATGGCGAAGAAGTCCTCACGGTTGGCGGCGTCGCGGGTGGCGGAGGTGGCCACCATGCGCACGCGGGTAACGGATTCGCGCTCCATTTCCTCGACGTAGTCCGCAAGGGCGACGCGGGTGCGCTCGATAGCATCCGGGTTGAACTTCCCGGTCTCGTCGACGTCTTGGCCGAGACGAACGATGGTATTTCTGCGCGAGACCTCGCCGGCTTCGGTGTCGTGGATGAGCAGGCGGATGGAGTTGGTGCCGCAGTCAACGGCTGCTACGCGGGTCATGCCAGCCCCTCCCCCGCTTCCTCGAGGGTGATAGCGAGGTCATTCAGTGTCGGCCAGTCCGCTGGGATGGCGGTACCGCGCAGGTTGCCGTGTTCGGCGGCAAGAGCCACTCCCTCGGTGCCGAAGCGGACGCGCTCCGGGCCCTCGGCAAGGGCGTAAGCGATGAGCACGTGGAGGCACTTCACACGCTCCGGCATGCCGCCTCCGGAAAACTCGGTGCCCAGGTCCTCGATCTCATTGCGTTCGGTGAGGTAGTGCTTGTGGGCGGACTGGTAGTCGCGCTGAAGCTCCTCGGAGTCCGCGAGACGGGCCTCCATCCACTTCATCACTTGCGCGGCCTCAAGGCGGGACGCCTCGGCGGTCAGGCGGGGGTCGGTGAGGTAGTACAGCGTCGGGAAGGGCGTACCGTCGTCCAGTTTGGGGGCGGTCTTGATCACGGCGGGCTGGCCGTCGGGCGTGGTGTAGGACACCTCGAGCGCGCCGCGGGGGACGCGACCGAGCTGCTCGGCTACTATGTCCAGTTGCTCTTGCGTGGGTTGCATGAGGGTTATTGTCCCACGCCTCCGATTAGATTCGCTCGCGGCTCCTAGCTAGAGGCAGATTGATTACGGAAGTACTCAACAGTTCGGGCTACACCCTCGGCGAGATCTACCTCGGGTTCCCAGCCGAGAACGTCTTTCGCCTTATCGTAGCTGAGCGCAGAACGGGCCACGTCCCCGAGACGAGCGGGCTCGTCAGCGGGGTTGTCCTCGGCACCTACAGCTGCGGCAACTGCGGTGTGCAGCGCGCGATCGGTCGTCTCCACGCCTGTTCCAATGTTGAAACGCTCTCCATCCCCCTTCTCACCCGAGGCCAGATAAAACGCGCGCGCAACATCACCGACGTAGACGTAATCCCGCGTGTTTGTCCCGCCCCCAAACACCCGAGTCGGCTTCCCATCTAACAAGCCGCGAGAAAAGATTGCGACAACGCCAGCTTCCCCGAATGGATTCTGCCGTGGGCCGTACACATTCGCCGGTGCGATGAAGCTTGTTTGCAGGCCGTAGAGAGCACGAAAAACGTTGAGGTAAAGCTCACCTGCAACTTTGGAAGCGGCGTACGGCGACTTGGGGTCAACGTGCAACTGCTCGGTTGCGGGTAGCTGCTCAGGCTCGCCGTAGATCGATCCTCCGGAGGAGGTGTGGACAACTTTGCGCACGCCGGACCGCCGCGCCGCGTCCGCGAGCCGAATGGTCGACGCGATATTCATCTCGGCGTCCAGCAGCGGGTCTTCCACAGAGCGGCGAACATCGATTTGCGCCGCGAGGTGAAAGACGACCTCCGGTTCCACTCGCCGAAATACGGCTTCGAAATCGGCATCGCGAATATCTTGTTCGAGGAGCTCTGCCGCGCCGGATTCGAGGTGCTCTGCAATATTCTCGCGCCGCCCGCTGCTGAGATTATCGATCACGGTGACCGCGTGTCCCTCTGACACCAGCAGATCGACGAGGTGCGAGCCGATGAATCCCGCTCCACCTGTAACAACAGCCTGCATATGCGAAAATCCTTTTCTTCTCAGCGTAGCCAAACAGGCTCAGTCTATAACGAACGGTTCTTACTCGTTGATCGTGGGCTATTCTCCCACAGGCTCCTCTGCCGATGGCTCCTCAGCGGGCGCGGCCGGCGCCTCGGGAGCCACAGGGGCGGGCGAAGCTGCGTCGTCAAGCGGTGTGCCCTCGGCGGGGCGCAGCGAGTCCCACATCACCTCGGGCCAGGAGCGAGTGTCGGGGATGTCTTCCTTGCCGGTGGTGATGTTTTCGGGGGCGGACATGCGGGGGTCGATGATGCGCCAGGCCGTCTCGCCCTCCTCCATCACGCCGAGCCGGCGGCGGGCCTCCTGTTTGATAAAGGCGTCGTCGTCGTACATGGCGATGTCGCGCTCGAGGGCGTCTTTCTGGGCCTGCAGCTGGGTGATGGACTCGTTGGCGCGGGCGATCTCGGCGCGGCCCTCGTAGTAGTTGCGCAGCGGCGCGGCGATGGCCATGAGCACGAGGAGTACCACGGCGATGAGGACGACCACGCCCACCATGTCCTGCTTCGGCAGGGCCCGCGAACGGCCGCGGGCCGCCTTCTGCGCGGCGCGCTCGGCGTTTTCCTTGTCGCGGCTGGCGACGGGGACCTTGCGCGGGGTGGCGGGGCGGTTCTTCATAGCCTGCAGATCTTAGATCCGCTCGAGGATCTCGCGGATCGCGGCGCGGCCGGCGTAGCGCTCGCGCATGTCGGCGATGAGGGCCTCGAAGCGCTCGAGTGCGGCGGCGTCGTCGGCGACGAACTTGCGGATGTCGCGCAGCTCGGACTCCAGGCGCTTGTAGCTGGGCAGGTCGCCGGCGGCGGCGAAGTGCTCGGCGAGCGTGAACATGAGCTCGGTGCCGCGGGCGCGGTCGACGTTCACGCCGATGGCGGTGCCCATCTCGAAGACGAGCTCCGGGTCGAGCTCCTCCGGGCGCGGGTGCTCGGTGGCCACGGCGTAGCCCAGGTCGAAGTCGTCGAAGCGGATGGCGTAGAGCAGCTGCAGGTTGGCGCGCAGCCAGCTCGGGGCGGATTCGATGACCCCCATGGCCATCTCGGGGGTCACGCCGTCCTCGGCGAGCAGCTCGCGGAAGCCGCGGCCCGGGTGGGCCTTCGCGAACTTCGTGCGGAACGCGAGCAGGCTGCCGGGGCCGAAGTAGCGGTCGAGGCGGCTCGTGAGGGCCTCCAGCGACACGCCGGTGCCACCGAGGCCGAGGCGCTTCTTGCTTACACGCTCCGCGGCGGCCTGGGTGAGCAGGTCACGCGCGTCCTCGTCGCGGGCGCGCTCCTCGTAGAACTCCAGCAGTTCGTCTCCGGAGAGCATCTGCTCGAGTGCAGTGTCGTCGCCGCGCAGGCGGGCGATGCCCTCGCGGAGGTACTCGAAGGAGTCGTCGTAGTGCGCGTGGGTGTCCTGCTTG encodes:
- a CDS encoding DUF501 domain-containing protein, giving the protein MQPTQEQLDIVAEQLGRVPRGALEVSYTTPDGQPAVIKTAPKLDDGTPFPTLYYLTDPRLTAEASRLEAAQVMKWMEARLADSEELQRDYQSAHKHYLTERNEIEDLGTEFSGGGMPERVKCLHVLIAYALAEGPERVRFGTEGVALAAEHGNLRGTAIPADWPTLNDLAITLEEAGEGLA
- a CDS encoding septum formation initiator family protein, producing the protein MKNRPATPRKVPVASRDKENAERAAQKAARGRSRALPKQDMVGVVVLIAVVLLVLMAIAAPLRNYYEGRAEIARANESITQLQAQKDALERDIAMYDDDAFIKQEARRRLGVMEEGETAWRIIDPRMSAPENITTGKEDIPDTRSWPEVMWDSLRPAEGTPLDDAASPAPVAPEAPAAPAEEPSAEEPVGE
- a CDS encoding NAD-dependent epimerase/dehydratase family protein, with protein sequence MQAVVTGGAGFIGSHLVDLLVSEGHAVTVIDNLSSGRRENIAEHLESGAAELLEQDIRDADFEAVFRRVEPEVVFHLAAQIDVRRSVEDPLLDAEMNIASTIRLADAARRSGVRKVVHTSSGGSIYGEPEQLPATEQLHVDPKSPYAASKVAGELYLNVFRALYGLQTSFIAPANVYGPRQNPFGEAGVVAIFSRGLLDGKPTRVFGGGTNTRDYVYVGDVARAFYLASGEKGDGERFNIGTGVETTDRALHTAVAAAVGAEDNPADEPARLGDVARSALSYDKAKDVLGWEPEVDLAEGVARTVEYFRNQSASS
- a CDS encoding Ppx/GppA phosphatase family protein, whose protein sequence is MTRVAAVDCGTNSIRLLIHDTEAGEVSRRNTIVRLGQDVDETGKFNPDAIERTRVALADYVEEMERESVTRVRMVATSATRDAANREDFFAMTREILGRIQPGAVAEVVTGEEEAALSFRGATADLDASRGPFCVIDLGGGSTEFVMETDSGLHAKSTQMGCVRITERFMRTDPPTQQETDAARAYIDERIAEAAAEVPFDTARTFVGCAGTFTTLSALAQGLPTYDPEAIHMSGVPFGRMREVTASLRSKTAVQRLENPVMHPGRADVIGSGSTVVEQMMDAFEKAANASSFVISEKDILDGIVADLSRD